A genome region from Meleagris gallopavo isolate NT-WF06-2002-E0010 breed Aviagen turkey brand Nicholas breeding stock chromosome 7, Turkey_5.1, whole genome shotgun sequence includes the following:
- the LOC100550137 gene encoding glycerol-3-phosphate dehydrogenase [NAD(+)], cytoplasmic-like, with translation MLKAICVSNWQLIFLKRGSAIARIVGKNVQKSNRFDPTVKMWVFEEIINGRKLSEIINQEHENVKYLPGYKMPKNVVAVPDVAEAVRGTDILVFVLPHQFIGRVCEQMAGHIKPGAFGISLIKGIDEGPEGLKLISDLIREKLKIEISVLMGANIAKEVADEKFCETTIGCKNEKQGQIFKELLQTPNFRITVVPDTDTVEICGALKNIVAVGAGFCDGLSFGDNTKAAVIRLGLMEMVAFAQIFCKGSVSISTFLESCGVADLITTCYGGRNRKVAEAFARTGKSIEELEKEMLNGQKLQGPQTSAEVYKILKEKNMLDKFPLFTTIYKICYEGESIQNFISCLQNHPQHI, from the exons ATGTTGAAAGCAATTTGTGTTTCCAATTggcaattgatttttttaaaaaggggaTCAGCTATAGCAAGAATTGTTGGCAAAAATGTCCAGAAGTCCAACAGATTTGATCCTACTGTCAAGATGTGGGTATTTGAAGAGATCATCAATGGAAGAAAGCTCTCAGAAATAATCAACCAAGAACACGAAAACGTTAAATATCTCCCTGGATACAAGATGCCCAAAAATGTG GTGGCTGTACCAGATGTGGCTGAAGCAGTGAGAGGGACAGACATCTTAGTGTTTGTCCTACCACATCAGTTCATCGGACGAGTCTGTGAGCAGATGGCAGGTCACATAAAGCCTGGAGCATTTGGGATTTCACTCATCAAG GGGATTGATGAGGGTCCTGAAGGGCTGAAGCTCATATCTGACCTCATTCGAGAGAAGCTGAAAATAGAAATCAGCGTGCTTATGGGGGCCAACATAGCCAAAGAAGTGGCTGATGAGAAGTTCTGTGAAACCACCATTG gctgcaaaAACGAGAAACAAGGGCAGATCTTTAAGGAATTACTGCAGACTCCCAACTTCAGGATTACCGTAGTGCCTGACACTGATACAGTGGAGATCTGTGGAGCCTTAAAA AACATTGTAGCAGTAGGAGCCGGCTTCTGCGACGGACTGAGCTTTGGTGATAACACGAAGGCAGCAGTGATCCGTTTAGGCCTTATGGAAATGGTGGCCTTTGCCCAGATCTTCTGCAAGGGATCTGTGTCAATATCCACTTTCCTGGAAAGCTGTGGAGTTGCTGACCTAATCACTACCTGCTATGGAGGACGCAACAGAAAAGTGGCGGAGGCCTTTGCTCGCACAGGAAAA TCCATTGAGGAATTGGAAAAGGAGATGCTGAATGGACAAAAACTACAAGGTCCTCAGACTTCAGCTGAAGTCTACAAgattctgaaagagaaaaatatgcttGACAA GTTTCCGTTGTTCACAACCATCTACAAGATCTGCTACGAGGGTGAATCGATCCAGAATTTCATCTCGTGTCTGCAGAACCATCCACAGCACATTTAG
- the LMLN gene encoding leishmanolysin-like peptidase translates to YSLLPEKRHLIKNKLFPQAISYLEKTFQVRKSTGTILLSRQCATNQYLRRKADPHRYCRGACANHTRCGPVIVPEKHLQQCRVYNQNEQLSDVPDQEGVRDADFVLYVSALTTERCGHENIIAYAAYCQLEAEMDRPIAGYANLCPNMISTQPQEFVGMLSTVKHEIIHALGFSAGLFAFYRDDDGKPLTARYADGLPPFNESLGLYQWSDKVVQKAVRLWDVRGGKMLRHAVHLLTTPRVVEEARKHFDCPILEGMELENQGGMGTELNHWEKRLLENEAMTGSHTQNRVFSRITLALMEDTGWYKANYSMAEKLDWGRKKGCDFVMKSCKFWIDQKKQKRQLISPYCDTLRSNPLQLTCRQDQRAVAVCNLQKFPKQLPQEYQYFDNLSGVPAEDLPYYGGSVEIADYCPFSQEFSWHLSGEFQRSSDCRIIENQPDPTKNYGAEEYGPNSVCLIQKSAFVMEQCRRKLSYPDWGSGCYQVSCSPQGLHVWVKDTAYLCSRSGQVLTVSIQMNGWVHVGNLICPACWDFCDSCPPERDPPALNLSRAAAIDLCSSSSSLVVTLWLLMANLIPLVTGLFLCA, encoded by the exons TATAGTTTGCTGCCGGAGAAAAGACACCTTATAAAG AACAAACTTTTCCCACAAGCTATCTCTTACTTGGAGAAGACTTTTCAAGTGCGCAAATCCACAGGTACTATCTTGCTAAGCAG GCAGTGTGCAACGAACCAGTATTTGAGGAGGAAAGCTGACCCTCACAGGTACTGCCGAGGGGCCTGTGCCAACCACACACGATGTGGGCCTGTTATCGTTCCAGAAAAACACCTTCAG CAATGCAGGGTGTACAATCAGAATGAGCAGCTCTCCGATGTACCTGACCAAGAAGGGGTTCGAGATGCTGACTTTGTCCTTTACGTCAGTGCTCTCACCACTGAAAGGTGTGGCCATGAGAACATCATTGCATATGCAGCCTACTGCCAACTGGAAGCTGAAATGGACAG GCCAATAGCAGGATATGCTAACTTGTGTCCAAACATGATCTCAACACAACCTCAGGAATTTGTTGGCATGTTGTCTACAGTGAAACACGAGATTATCCATGCACTG GGTTTCTCTGCTGGACTGTTTGCATTTTATCGTGATGATGATGGAAAACCTTTGACAGCAAGATATGCAGATGGACTCCCTCCTTTTAATGAAAG CCTAGGTTTGTATCAGTGGAGTGATAAGGTTGTTCAGAAAGCAGTGAGGTTATGGGACGTTCGTGGTGGCAAAATGCTGCGCCATGCTGTTCATCTTCTGACAACACCTCGTGTTGTT gaAGAAGCTCGGAAACATTTTGATTGTCCAATCCTAGAGGGAATGGAGCTTGAAAATCAGGGTGGCATGGGCACAGAGCTCAATCACTGGGAGAAGAGGTTGTTGGAG AATGAAGCTATGACTGGATCCCATACGCAGAACCGAGTGTTTTCCAGGATCACCTTAGCATTAATGGAAGACACAGG GTGGTATAAAGCAAATTACAGCATGGCAGAGAAGTTAGATTGGGGCCGTAAAAAAGGCTGTGACTTTGTAATGAAGAGCTGTAAGTTCTGGATTgatcaaaagaaacagaa gaGGCAACTCATCAGTCCATACTGTGACACTTTGAGGAGTAACCCTTTGCAGTTAACCTGCAGGCAGGACCAAAGAGCAGTAGCAGTGTGCAACTTACAGAAGTTTCCAAAGCAGTTACCTCAGGAATATCAG TATTTTGACAATCTCAGTGGAGTACCAGCAGAAGACTTGCCTTACTATGGTGGCTCAGTAGAAATTGCTGACTATTGTCCCTTCAGTCAAGAATTCAGTTGGCATTTAAGTGGTGAATTTCAACGCAGCTCAGACTGCAGAATAATTGAAAACCAACCAG ATCCTACCAAAAACTATGGTGCAGAAGAATATGGACCAAACTCTGTATGTCTGATTCAGAAATCAGCTTTTGTCATGGAACAGTGCAGGAGGAAGCTCAGTTACCCTGACTGGGGTAGTGGATGTTACCAA GTTTCTTGTTCTCCACAAGGGCTGCACGTTTGGGTGAAGGACACTGCATACTTGTGCAGCCGCTCGGGTCAGGTGTTAACTGTGAGCATTCAGATGAATGGCTGGGTGCATGTTGGGAATCTGATCTGCCCTGCCTGCTGGGACTTCTGTGACTCCTGTCCCCCAGAGCGGGATCCTCCAGCTTTGAACTTATCGAGAGCTGCAGCAATTG acTTGTGCTCTTCCTCGTCTAGCCTAGTCGTGACCCTCTGGCTGTTGATGGCTAACTTGATTCCCCTGGTAACAGGATTATTCCTCTGCGCATAG